Proteins encoded within one genomic window of Lysinibacillus sphaericus:
- a CDS encoding DUF2621 domain-containing protein — protein MLDGWFLWFILFWVVVLISLMAIGGFFMFRKFLKALPKQDGKSDLDWQEFYLDKTIHLWGQPEKEFLYELVSPVPELFRQVAKEKIAGKIGELALEEKATSIDNDLIIRGYIQATPKRDHKFLRKKLDQMQIDVTPYEHLFD, from the coding sequence TTGTTAGATGGTTGGTTTTTATGGTTTATTTTATTTTGGGTAGTCGTCCTTATTTCGCTAATGGCTATTGGCGGATTTTTCATGTTCCGCAAGTTTTTAAAGGCTTTACCAAAGCAGGATGGGAAATCAGATTTAGATTGGCAGGAATTTTACTTAGATAAAACGATTCATCTATGGGGACAACCTGAGAAGGAATTTCTATATGAGTTGGTGAGCCCAGTACCTGAGCTATTTAGACAAGTGGCGAAAGAAAAAATTGCAGGTAAAATTGGCGAGCTCGCTTTAGAAGAAAAGGCGACATCTATAGACAATGATTTAATTATACGCGGTTATATTCAAGCTACGCCTAAACGTGACCACAAATTTTTACGTAAAAAATTAGATCAAATGCAAATTGATGTTACCCCATATGAGCATCTTTTTGACTAA